The Coregonus clupeaformis isolate EN_2021a unplaced genomic scaffold, ASM2061545v1 scaf1670, whole genome shotgun sequence genome has a segment encoding these proteins:
- the LOC123487349 gene encoding ubiquitin-conjugating enzyme E2 A-like, which yields LQARGTPFEDGTFKLTVEFTEEYPNKPPTVRFVSKMFHPNVYAGGSICLDILQNRWSPTYDVSSILTSIQSLLDEPNPNSPANSQAAQLYQENKREYEKRVSAIVEQSWRDR from the exons TTGCAGGCCAGAGGAACACCGTTTGAGGATG GCACATTTAAACTTACAGTGGAGTTCACGGAAGAGTATCCAAACAAACCACCCACAGTCAGATTCGTCTCCAAGATGTTTCATCCAAATG TGTATGCTGGTGGCAGTATATGTCTCGATATTCTTCAGAATCGCTGGAGTCCAACCTATGATGTATCATCAATTCTCACCTCTATCCAG TCTTTGCTGGACGAACCAAATCCCAACAGTCCGGCAAACAGCCAAGCGGCACAGCTGTACCAGGAAAACAAACGGGAGTACGAGAAGAGAGTCTCAGCCATCGTCGAGCAGAGCTGGAGGGACCGCTGA